The segment agtctttagcgttttttcaaactttaacagagggctagaaatttcgtattttcaaaaatttgaattcgtttccgagaaaaattgttttaaaattctcatttacttaacaagtgcaacaaaaatagtcccgtttatttttctgagtttGAGAAAGAGGTCCGATAGCGTATCCCCTTAAAACTGcaaaaaatgactataaaaaaaaaatagtttttcattttatttattaatttatatcgagtgatttaatctcactccaatgaaaagtgagcgggtatagggcCTTTtactttagtaattttttaattttttaaatgcgcatttttaaaaaatttttttattaattatttactctatttattaataattttatatttctctgatgtctgctatatTCATACtcatgttaaataaattatttgattaaaaaaaaaaaaaaatttttgtatacttTATGATTAAATCTGTCCATTTTTTATCAGCCATAAAAAcatgtaattttgaattaagttATGtcattttatgtaaaataaatttctatgattttaattaataggaaggataataaatatgataaaataataataagtgtcaacaaataaaaaaaaaaacattcatcagatattttattgatattgatattaattttaattccatttttttttctctttttttttacatatatatgcattATTTTTTGCCGGACGAAAGTCAACACCAAACAATGAGGTagtatatgtattatatatatattatatacacaatatattgtcaattattttttaaaaatttttaatagattatcGCTTTTGTTCAGATcctaaattattaatacattTACTGATccacttgttttttttttatttttaaaagtaaaattattttgttgtaaacaaaagctgataaaaaaaaaaaaaaaaaacactacaataagatttataaaatttagtgATAATTTCTCGTctttaagataaattattgTCGCATAACAGTCATATCATTataatttctataattataattatgatgatgaaatttaaagacggaatttaaaataaaaaatacctaCGCAcgtattgtttattatttatataaattaagaaCTGATTTACAAGAATATACTTTGTAGGCACTGTCTAAAAttctaaatgattttttttctcactcaTTCTCGCTCatcattttctatttttatttctatagatcaatcagataaaaaatattcattttttagtttatttttttaaaaaaataacaataacgaTATGTGTTAATATGATGAACTCTGAAATAGATAAGTAGTATATTGTTCAAATATATCaacagaaatatataaatgatatacacatacatttaATCGCCTCTTTCGCATGATGGACTTTCTTAATTCTGTTTTGCTGGCAGTCAATTTTCATTATatgtattattgttattttttttttgctttgttttgtttttatctGAGTAATTGTAATTGTAACTTTAATTAGAACACTTAAAAATACGTTCAtaatctcataaatttatgCGTTTTAAGATGAAGTGATTTAACATACTTGTTATTTAACATTTCCTTACAATATATCACTTCGTCAGTcaatacaattaaataaaataaagtatttatcattattattattataaaattaattatttaaaaagcaCAGGCTGCTATTAATACCAATCGTtcgacaaataaatatagatgGCTGGTATTTTCTATCTATCGaatgatttttaatgtattgTTGATGTATAATTAAGctcataagtaattaaaaaaatatatcgctAAATACATTGcctgggtaaaaaaaaaattcgttcctcacagggaaattcaaaaattgaaacaattctgaactttgagttgaagatttttgaaactttaaaataattagatgtgtgaaaaattttcaactataGTATGGACTTTTCTTGCgggtttataatttttttgaaattttttaagcaaaattgatttgaattgataattttgtgaGTTCATAAAAAGTTCCAATCACTCATTTTTTGGACTATTTTTGAACAAGtcaaaaagtgaataaaaaactgACCttcccaaaaaatttcaacaaaagtaaaaaattgttaataaatatttttaactcatttttatttttgtttttcctcAAACCTGAATAATTTGGGTAAgagtcataaattttcataattcctttttagtagatttcatagaaatccAACTATTGcgagctgagtcaggaaatGTATATGGtccaaaagtttatatatgtatgtatatatttatacatttatatatttatacgatAGAACGCGACTTGGCACGACGATAACGGCCAAAATTCTTAACTGATCTCAATGAAACTCAGCACACATTTTCTGTGGACGATTTTCGAgatcaagttcgaagatgacCAAAATcgatgaattaatttaaaagttaaagcatttcaaaatgtcaaaaattcatatttttactgattCTTTCTTCGATAACTTTGGAGTGTGACAACTTATCGAATTTCTTCAAAATGCATCTGAAAGCTTTttaaataagctttaatttttatgccTATATATATTCCTAGACCAAAGAAATTACTCATCTTACTActcattaaatgaaattttgctattgcattcGTTTATGatgatgttcaaaaaaaacttttttgtggTTTTCTCAATACCTCCGATTTTGTCTAttctttttacatatatatctatttatacATGTAGATATCATGAAATCTCCTTCCATTTTAGCTGCCGAACgccttgttttttttttattattgtttttcaaatccaaaaaattgtcaaatcaaattatttttgctcaaaaaataaaaataaacgcgCCGGAAAAGCACAGTCGAAAATTATTCactttataactttttcaaagttttaaaaatgttcaaCTGAAAGTCCAGAATTATCTCAAATTTGGAAGTTCAGCcatgaacttttttggaattaattttttttacgcggttgtttataagaaaaaaaaataaatttttatttcttatttaaaaatgaggataatcaattaataaattaattaattaagtagtgCGTAGGAAGTTGTATTTGAGGCCGTTTTTAATTTACACTTGAGCAGGTTTCGATTTGCCTACGACCACCATCAATTTCTGCATCAGCCTCGTAGTCCCTACTGTAACAtaaagaaatataattttagtatTTATCGATAAGTTAAATTACATAGATTTGCTTCGCATATTtttagtcataaaaaatattttttcaagtttttttttttttattacaccaACAGGTTTtgataatgttttttattaggtgtagataaaatttgcaatgcaaaaaaaactgaaagattattttttatgactaaaAGTAAGTGAAACTACATAACAGATAATTATATggacataaatattaataacatattattaagtatatttatgaataGATAGTCACTCAGAGgctttaaaaatcaaaaagttataaatacaATGAGAGATAATAGATATACAAGTTTggtgcaattaaatattactagCTCACTGTGTGCTGTGTTAAGAGTTTTgtgtgataaaatttataaagaataaaataaagaagataattatgtatagtgttttaaaaataaaacctgaGACTTTGGTCCAACGACTATCATTGTCTTCTGGAAACATTGAGTGACTGCGCCtgtagaaattattattttgattatgattatgatgatgaataattaaaattatatagggAAGagaggggcaaaacggggtactcccaaaattttataaaaaatttccttttttagaatgttttttaaatattccaaaatcacttgtaatagtatattacatacctaggctagtaaaataagaaaagtctcagagcacatgtaattgttggccgaggcaaAGCCGAGgttgacaaacatgtggtctgaggctttcatttttactggccaaggtgcgtgtactatttttctgctcgacgaagccggaaagttgcaacttcgttcAGGGCAGCGacccgaaagttgccactttccagCCAAAgggcagaaaaaataattgagcattattttgaatttttttttaaagttttcgaaaaattttgttgtaaaaaaatagaatgaaatcaatttgattttttttcttatcaatttacaataaaaaaactcccaGTATCAAATTACTCCAGatgtatttcaataataaacttgaaaatatttacaatttttgaaattcaatttaaCTAATTTGAAACTTGTTAATTAActtctaacaattttttaatctattacTTTAAGAAACATATAATtgcttttttgaaaatatcttcTTTGGAATCAAAACTAACTTAAATCTTTtactttaaagttaataataaatagtgattagcaaataaaaaattaacaatttaaagtAGAcggttaaacttttttaaaaatcgaaagtgtcagtcaaaaaatgttaatgacttttgtttcatgataaaaactatacaaaaatttttttttcttcctttgcatccaataattatgaGAAATGCAATTattctttatgtaaattacttacaagaaaatttagtttaatcaaatttatttaatatctagaaatttttttcaccttttttagggCTATCCCATTTTCccgcaaaaaatgaaaatttttttttaatgaaagctaaaaattttttctatttactttgaatattattaaaaaaaaaaaagaattaacatAATTGAGTCCCTGAAAGTATTTCTTTAAGTAGTCCGTTTTGCTCCCCACccctttaaataaatttaaactcataataaaattaattgtgataaaatgagtatgatattaaatttttatttaaattattacttacCAACTGCATTGGTGAAACATTTCGGTTTCGATTTCCAAGAAATAAACAACAGGTATACAGGTACAGCGGAAAATATCATAAGACAACCGTATCCTGTTTCAACAGGACTTGCCCACATCGGCACAATCGTAACAAACAGAGTAGCCAGGATGTAAAATATTGGGAATATCAAGTTTACTTTTATTGGTCGTGGTAAATTTGGCTGAGCCCACCTTAGCCAAGGTACACATAAAACTGATacccctatacttaactaaaaattattcaaaaaaacttataagtaggagaaattcaaatatttttctgattacttcagtataatattttgttagattaattttacatagacAAAGTATTAAAGTTAGCGagctctgtacgacaatttctGGTCACGTTATCAGTTACTAAGAGGAAAATCATGCACATGACTTTGATAATTGATTacatataaattgataaacaaacaagattttaaatattattattaaaacttcaatttttttctgtcaaaattatttttaaaaattgaagttaaaaaacagaaacaagaaataataaaatttataaataataaaatatttaaaaataataaatgcaaACATACCCAAGTTGCAAATCCAACGTAATTTATTAAACCATTAATATTTGACGAAGTTAAATAACACATTGATAAAAGTGCCTggaattaatgataaaataaattaaaattgaataaattaatattaaataatttgccTGAAACGATTAAAatgtctataaatatataataacttGGTAGTATAAAGTAAAAGTTATTACCATGCAAATGACAGCAGGAGCAGGAGTTAATCTCGAAGTTTGTATCATCGTAAGAATTTCCGGCATTTGTCCTTCACAAGCACCCGCATAAAATAATCGTGATGAAGTCAAGAGTATTCCATTGACGGCACCAAATGTCGAGAGGGCAACGAATACCGGTATCGTCCAGGCCATCATACCAAAAAGATTATTCGCAAATGtctgtaataattacatacaagCAAACAAGACTTACTAagtgtataattataaatgttatttattttttattttaggcCAAGTAAATATTCATGagagaataaaattacaaggagaataataaagtattaaatggtATGTGGATAAAGTAAGATAATTAATACTTACAACCGCGACAGCTTCACTAGACAGTACTTGTTTAGGACTCAATGTCGTGTAAAACGCAACGTTGGTCAAGACATAAACGACTGTACAGAGAGTACATGAAATGGCAATAGCCCTCGGGAGATTTTTAACAGGATCTTTGAGCTCTTCGATTATAAAATTCAGGTAATTCCATCCATTGTAAGCAAATAAACCCGAGTAAAAACTAAGAGCTATT is part of the Microplitis mediator isolate UGA2020A chromosome 11, iyMicMedi2.1, whole genome shotgun sequence genome and harbors:
- the LOC130677952 gene encoding large neutral amino acids transporter small subunit 1 isoform X1, yielding MSTKGSIKNGKGSYDSLAINNADNKEDNGEIKLEAKMSLLNGITVIVGSIIGSGIFVSPTGVIMHTGSTNVALIVWTASGIFSMVGAYCYAELGCMIKKSGADYAYIMETFGPFAAFVRLWVECMIVRPCSQAIVALTFSIYVLKPFFPDCSPPEDAARLLAVVCICTLAFVNCWDVKWATRVQDVFTYAKLLALLVIISAGAYQLCKGHTEHFNFDGTKTEVTSIALSFYSGLFAYNGWNYLNFIIEELKDPVKNLPRAIAISCTLCTVVYVLTNVAFYTTLSPKQVLSSEAVAVTFANNLFGMMAWTIPVFVALSTFGAVNGILLTSSRLFYAGACEGQMPEILTMIQTSRLTPAPAVICMALLSMCYLTSSNINGLINYVGFATWLSIGVSVLCVPWLRWAQPNLPRPIKVNLIFPIFYILATLFVTIVPMWASPVETGYGCLMIFSAVPVYLLFISWKSKPKCFTNAVVGTTRLMQKLMVVVGKSKPAQV
- the LOC130677952 gene encoding Y+L amino acid transporter 2 isoform X2, whose translation is MSTKGSIKNGKGSYDSLAINNADNKEDNGEIKLEAKMSLLNGITVIVGSIIGSGIFVSPTGVIMHTGSTNVALIVWTASGIFSMVGAYCYAELGCMIKKSGADYAYIMETFGPFAAFVRLWVECMIVRPCSQAIVALTFSIYVLKPFFPDCSPPEDAARLLAVVCICTLAFVNCWDVKWATRVQDVFTYAKLLALLVIISAGAYQLCKGHTEHFNFDGTKTEVTSIALSFYSGLFAYNGWNYLNFIIEELKDPVKNLPRAIAISCTLCTVVYVLTNVAFYTTLSPKQVLSSEAVAVTFANNLFGMMAWTIPVFVALSTFGAVNGILLTSSRLFYAGACEGQMPEILTMIQTSRLTPAPAVICMALLSMCYLTSSNINGLINYVGFATWLSIGVSVLCVPWLRWAQPNLPRPIKVNLIFPIFYILATLFVTIVPMWASPVETGYGCLMIFSAVPVYLLFISWKSKPKCFTNAVGAVTQCFQKTMIVVGPKSQ